A genome region from Arachis duranensis cultivar V14167 chromosome 8, aradu.V14167.gnm2.J7QH, whole genome shotgun sequence includes the following:
- the LOC107461135 gene encoding homeobox protein knotted-1-like 2, with translation MEEYTNNSNNNQSPSSSSRASFLYSSFGVGAATSSSIPHHLPINTFHLLHHHQSEAAAGSDHCFQSHQVPSVKTEPRNSSQQIFNYPLMRPNDLHHSSDQGGTQNSNDDVEAIKAKIIAHPHYSNLLQAYMDCQKVGAPPEVVARLSAARQEFEARQRSMVGSTREACGKDPELDQFMEAYYDMLVKYREELSRPIQEAMDFMRRIETQLNMLSNGPLRIFSDDKCEGVGIDPRAEDRELKNHLLRKYSGYLSSLKQELSKKKKKGKLPKDARQKLLTWWELHYKWPYPSESEKVALAESTGLDQKQINNWFINQRKRHWKPSEDMQFMVMDGLHPHNNHQNASPLYMDSHYVMPDGHYRLPP, from the exons ATGGAGGAATACACTAATAATAGCAACAATAATCAAAGCCCAAGTTCAAGTTCAAGGGCAAGTTTCTTGTACTCTTCCTTTGGTGTTGGTGCTGCTACTTCTTCAAGCATACCCCATCACCTTCCAATTAACacctttcatcttcttcatcatcatcaatctGAAGCTGCTGCTGGATCCGATCACTGCTTTCAATCCCATCAAGTACCATCCGTCAAAACCGAACCCAGAAACTCCTCGCAGCAGATTTTCAACTATCCTCTCATGAGACCCAATGATCTTCATCATTCGAGCGACCAAGGAGGAACCCAAAACTCCAACGATGATGTTGAAGCCATCAAAGCCAAAATCATCGCCCATCCTCACTACTCTAATCTCTTACAAGCCTACATGGATTGCCAAAAG GTAGGAGCTCCGCCGGAAGTGGTGGCGCGTTTAAGCGCGGCTCGGCAGGAATTCGAGGCACGGCAGCGCTCTATGGTTGGTTCCACCAGGGAAGCTTGCGGCAAGGACCCTGAACTTGACCAATTCATG GAGGCATACTATGATATGCTTGTGAAGTACCGAGAGGAACTTTCAAGGCCTATACAAGAGGCTATGGACTTCATGCGCAGGATTGAAACTCAGCTTAATATGCTTTCCAATGGACCCCTTCGCATCTTCTCTG ATGATAAATGTGAAGGAGTGGGT ATTGATCCTCGGGCAGAAGACCGTGAACTGAAGAACCACTTGCTTAGAAAGTACAGCGGCTACTTAAGCAGCCTGAAGCAAGAActgtcaaagaagaagaagaaaggaaaactCCCTAAAGATGCCAGGCAAAAGCTACTTACTTGGTGGGAGCTACATTATAAATGGCCTTATCCTTCG GAATCAGAGAAGGTAGCATTGGCAGAATCAACAGGACTGGATCAGAAGCAAATAAACAACTGGTTCATAAATCAAAGGAAGAGACACTGGAAACCATCTGAAGACATGCAATTCATGGTCATGGATGGACTCCATCCGCATAATAATCATCAGAACGCATCTCCTCTCTACATGGATTCCCATTATGTTATGCCTGATGGACATTACCGCTTACCACCATAA
- the LOC107461159 gene encoding homeobox-leucine zipper protein HAT14 — protein sequence MMMAFSNNNDQELGLGLGLGLVHGENCRQKKEKEEENPCSNIKAYPSLTLGPEQDSRSSQSAVVSSFSNSSSSIKRERDQEFFLDLYEEENKKNNNKNGNPRKKLRLTKQQSALLEDSFIHHSTLNPKQKQELAKKLNLRARQ from the exons ATGATGATGGCCTTCTCTAATAACAATGACCAAGAACTTGGACTTGGTCTTGGTCTTGGTCTTGTTCATGGTGAAAACTGCAGgcagaagaaggagaaagaggaagagaatcCATGCAGCAATATTAAGGCATACCCATCTCTTACTTTAGGACCAGAACAGGATTCTAGATCTTCTCAAAGCGCAGTTGTTTCTTCATTTTCCAACTCATCGTCTAGCATCAAGAGGGAGAGAGATCAAGAATTCTTTCTGGACTTATacgaagaagaaaacaagaagaataataataagaatggTAACCCCAGAAAGAAACTTAGGCTCACCAAACAACAGTCTGCACTCTTAGAGGATAGCTTCATACACCACTCTACTCTCAATCCG AAGCAAAAGCAAGAGTTGGCAAAGAAGCTCAATCTGAGAGCGAGGCAGTGA